One window of the Amycolatopsis mediterranei genome contains the following:
- a CDS encoding non-ribosomal peptide synthetase, protein MSEALQRGGTAEAPLLHHFFEQSARRWPDAIALDVPPSGGRPRRSVTYRDLHRRSTAVARAVRHTVRRPGIVAILLSRTTEDLYLAQLGVLRAGSAYVCLDPSFPDEQLRHILDDAAPALLVTDQAGHERATRAGYTGAVQRVDGPAKPAAQPATSAFRGLRVAEPPAWGEAPVVIAPAAPPGLAYVIYTSGTTGKPKGVLVGHQGVVNLIRSDVAEFGLGPGDRVAQGSSPAYDSSVEEAWMAWACGATVVVLDDETARLGPDLVPWLRHERITVLCPPPTLLRATACEDPRRELPDLRLLYVGGEALPGDVAERWAPGRRMVNGYGPTECTVTCLRADVEPGRPVAVGKPVPGMRAWVLDERLEPVKPGEQGELCMSGAGLALGYHRKPELTAEKFPQHPRLGRLYRTGDLVHAEADGTLFYHGRIDSQVKLRGYRIELEAIEASLARFPGVREAACRVQGEGAGQVIAAHLVPDGAMPDAAALKDHLRKALPPYMIPAVFGEAGTLPRSAGGKLRRTDLPVLATGSPVRRHAATGTAGTETEQFITEALREVFETEDIGPDDDFFDDLGGSSLQAAVLISKLRVNPLTEAIAVRDVYRARTVAGLASLAAPATHDEIDAVAAPARSAITITLAQAAWLGAELAIAAPIGWFAAFVALPWLAGRIGLVPLIVLLPVALVALGFGWTPVAVFFAVRAKRLLIGKFEPMRVPVWSGFHLRLWIVRHLLRFVPWGTIAGTEFQNMALRSLGARIGKRVHIHRGVDVVQGGWDLLDIGDDATISQDASLGLVQLTEGHLVIGRITVAGGATVDVRAGMSPNTRLGRGAWLAALSSLPSGTAVPDGRRWDGVPAHDAGPAPRAPVPVVTGSMLSPFAHGLATIAARALFAWVFTLPFSIVLIALALAFDVTYPALLDALTRPWAHLGFMLVFAAASCVSLLVSVWAEAFCARALGRVEEGVISRWSPAYIRVGLKTGLVTTAGNWLSGGLFWPVWLRWAGMQVGRGCEISTIIDVVPELVEIGPDTFFADGIYLGGPRIQQGTVTLSRVRLGHDTFLGNHAVIPGGQQLPPDILIGVCTVADDRIMRPGTSWFGHPPILLPRREIVETDRSLTHDPSFARVVTRVFWEWLRFALPVVPLAVLTAWFVMIAYAATALPLAAFVFPGTGLVTVATGILPCLVVLALKWGLLGRVKPGVHPLWSCWCSRWDFLYVAWGVIAGGVLSALEGTLMLPLYLRRMGMDIGKRVVLGEGFAQVVDPDMLHFGDGATVSAMFQAHTFEDRVLKIDHVRVGAHSTLAHGTVPLYGAEIGEHTHVAPHSVIMKREHLLPRLRYAGVPTKEQKAPSPRTNPEPPTRPLRHTRQRPAPEPPTQAFWQADRTFAVPGEQPGRRSPQPMARSGRTAGG, encoded by the coding sequence GTGAGCGAAGCGCTCCAGCGGGGCGGGACGGCCGAGGCTCCGCTCCTGCACCACTTCTTCGAGCAGTCGGCCCGGCGGTGGCCGGACGCGATCGCCCTCGACGTCCCCCCGTCGGGTGGGCGGCCGCGACGGTCGGTCACCTACCGCGACCTGCACCGCCGGTCCACGGCCGTCGCCCGCGCGGTGCGGCACACGGTCCGGCGGCCGGGGATCGTCGCGATCCTGCTGTCCCGCACGACCGAGGACCTCTACCTGGCGCAGCTCGGCGTGCTGCGGGCCGGCTCGGCCTACGTCTGCCTCGACCCGTCCTTCCCCGACGAGCAGCTGCGCCACATCCTCGACGACGCCGCGCCCGCGCTGCTCGTCACCGACCAGGCCGGGCACGAACGCGCCACCCGCGCCGGCTACACCGGTGCGGTGCAGCGCGTTGATGGCCCGGCCAAGCCGGCGGCACAGCCGGCCACCTCCGCTTTTCGGGGGCTCCGGGTGGCGGAGCCCCCGGCCTGGGGCGAAGCCCCGGTTGTCATTGCGCCGGCGGCGCCGCCGGGCCTGGCCTACGTCATCTACACCTCGGGCACCACCGGCAAGCCGAAGGGCGTGCTCGTGGGGCACCAGGGCGTGGTCAACCTGATCCGGTCGGACGTCGCCGAGTTCGGCCTCGGCCCGGGGGATCGGGTGGCCCAGGGGTCGTCGCCGGCGTACGACTCGTCGGTCGAGGAAGCGTGGATGGCGTGGGCGTGCGGCGCCACCGTCGTGGTGCTGGACGACGAGACCGCCCGGCTCGGCCCCGACCTCGTGCCGTGGCTGCGGCACGAACGGATCACCGTGCTCTGCCCGCCGCCGACCCTGCTGCGCGCGACGGCGTGCGAAGACCCGAGGCGGGAGCTGCCCGACCTGCGCCTGCTCTACGTCGGCGGGGAAGCGCTGCCCGGCGACGTCGCCGAGCGCTGGGCCCCCGGCCGCCGGATGGTCAACGGCTACGGGCCGACCGAGTGTACGGTGACCTGCCTGCGCGCCGACGTCGAACCGGGCCGGCCGGTCGCCGTCGGCAAACCGGTGCCGGGCATGCGCGCCTGGGTCCTCGACGAGCGGCTCGAACCGGTCAAGCCGGGGGAGCAGGGCGAGCTGTGCATGAGCGGCGCCGGCCTGGCGCTGGGCTACCACCGCAAACCGGAGCTCACCGCCGAGAAGTTCCCGCAGCACCCGCGGCTCGGGCGGCTCTACCGCACCGGCGACCTCGTGCACGCCGAAGCGGACGGCACGCTCTTCTACCACGGCCGCATCGACTCCCAGGTCAAACTGCGCGGCTACCGGATCGAGCTGGAGGCCATCGAGGCGTCGCTGGCCCGGTTCCCCGGCGTGCGCGAGGCGGCCTGCCGGGTCCAGGGTGAGGGCGCCGGCCAGGTGATCGCCGCGCACCTGGTGCCGGACGGCGCGATGCCGGACGCGGCCGCGCTCAAGGACCACCTGCGCAAAGCCCTGCCGCCGTACATGATCCCGGCGGTGTTCGGGGAAGCCGGGACGCTGCCGCGCAGTGCCGGCGGCAAGCTGCGCCGCACCGACCTCCCGGTCCTGGCCACCGGGAGCCCGGTGCGGCGGCACGCGGCGACCGGGACGGCCGGCACCGAAACCGAGCAGTTCATCACCGAGGCCCTTCGCGAGGTGTTCGAAACCGAGGACATCGGCCCCGACGACGACTTCTTCGACGACCTCGGCGGCAGCTCGCTGCAGGCGGCGGTGCTCATCTCGAAACTGCGCGTCAACCCGCTCACCGAAGCCATCGCCGTCCGGGACGTCTACCGCGCCCGCACGGTGGCGGGGCTGGCGAGCCTCGCCGCCCCCGCGACCCACGACGAGATCGACGCGGTCGCGGCGCCCGCGCGCAGCGCGATCACCATCACGCTCGCCCAGGCGGCCTGGCTGGGCGCCGAACTGGCGATCGCCGCGCCGATCGGCTGGTTCGCCGCGTTCGTCGCGCTGCCCTGGCTGGCCGGGCGGATCGGCCTGGTCCCGCTGATCGTGCTGCTGCCGGTCGCGCTCGTCGCGCTCGGGTTCGGCTGGACGCCGGTCGCGGTGTTCTTCGCCGTGCGCGCGAAACGGCTGCTCATCGGCAAGTTCGAGCCGATGCGGGTCCCGGTGTGGAGCGGGTTCCACCTGCGGCTGTGGATCGTGCGGCACCTGCTGCGGTTCGTGCCGTGGGGCACCATCGCCGGCACCGAGTTCCAGAACATGGCCCTGCGTTCCCTCGGCGCCCGGATCGGCAAGCGCGTGCACATCCACCGCGGCGTCGACGTCGTCCAGGGCGGCTGGGACCTGCTGGACATCGGCGACGACGCCACCATCAGCCAGGACGCCTCGCTCGGCCTGGTACAGCTGACCGAGGGACACCTGGTGATCGGCCGGATCACCGTCGCCGGCGGGGCCACCGTGGACGTCCGCGCCGGGATGTCCCCCAACACGCGCCTCGGCCGCGGTGCGTGGCTGGCCGCGTTGTCGTCCCTGCCGTCCGGGACCGCCGTTCCCGACGGACGGCGCTGGGACGGCGTCCCGGCGCACGACGCGGGCCCGGCACCGCGCGCACCCGTCCCGGTCGTCACCGGCAGCATGCTCTCGCCGTTCGCGCACGGGCTCGCGACCATCGCCGCCCGCGCGCTCTTCGCCTGGGTGTTCACGCTCCCGTTCTCGATCGTCCTGATCGCCCTGGCGCTGGCCTTCGACGTCACCTACCCGGCGCTGCTCGACGCGCTCACGCGGCCGTGGGCGCACCTGGGGTTCATGCTCGTCTTCGCCGCGGCGAGCTGCGTGTCGCTGCTGGTTTCGGTCTGGGCCGAGGCGTTCTGCGCCCGGGCGCTCGGGCGCGTCGAGGAAGGCGTCATCAGCCGCTGGAGCCCGGCCTACATCCGGGTCGGCCTCAAGACCGGCCTGGTCACCACGGCCGGGAACTGGCTGTCGGGCGGGCTGTTCTGGCCGGTGTGGCTGCGCTGGGCCGGGATGCAGGTCGGGCGCGGCTGCGAGATCAGCACGATCATCGACGTCGTCCCCGAGCTGGTCGAGATCGGGCCGGACACGTTCTTCGCCGACGGCATCTACCTCGGCGGCCCCCGGATCCAGCAGGGCACGGTCACCCTGTCCCGAGTCCGGCTGGGACACGACACGTTCCTCGGCAACCACGCCGTCATCCCGGGCGGGCAACAGCTGCCCCCGGACATCCTGATCGGCGTCTGCACGGTGGCCGACGACCGCATCATGCGGCCCGGCACGTCGTGGTTCGGTCACCCGCCGATCCTGCTGCCGCGCCGCGAAATCGTGGAAACCGACCGGAGCCTCACGCACGACCCGTCGTTCGCGCGGGTCGTCACCCGGGTGTTCTGGGAATGGCTGCGCTTCGCGCTCCCGGTCGTCCCCCTGGCCGTGCTGACGGCGTGGTTCGTCATGATCGCCTACGCCGCAACGGCCTTGCCACTCGCCGCGTTCGTCTTCCCCGGCACCGGTTTGGTGACGGTGGCGACCGGGATCCTGCCGTGCCTGGTCGTCCTCGCGCTGAAGTGGGGGCTGCTCGGGCGGGTCAAACCGGGCGTGCACCCGCTGTGGTCCTGCTGGTGCAGCCGCTGGGACTTCCTCTACGTGGCCTGGGGCGTGATCGCGGGCGGCGTGCTCTCGGCGCTGGAAGGCACCCTGATGCTGCCGCTGTACCTGCGCCGGATGGGCATGGACATCGGCAAGCGGGTGGTGCTCGGCGAGGGGTTCGCCCAGGTCGTCGACCCCGACATGCTGCACTTCGGCGACGGCGCGACGGTCAGCGCGATGTTCCAGGCCCACACGTTCGAGGACCGCGTGCTCAAGATCGACCACGTCCGGGTCGGCGCGCACTCGACGCTCGCGCACGGCACGGTTCCCTTGTACGGCGCGGAAATCGGCGAGCACACCCACGTGGCCCCGCACAGCGTGATCATGAAGCGGGAACACCTGCTCCCGCGGTTGCGCTACGCGGGCGTGCCGACGAAGGAGCAGAAAGCCCCTTCGCCACGGACGAATCCGGAGCCGCCGACCCGCCCGCTGCGCCACACCCGGCAGCGGCCCGCGCCCGAGCCGCCGACCCAGGCGTTCTGGCAGGCCGACCGGACCTTCGCCGTGCCCGGCGAGCAGCCGGGCCGGCGAAGCCCGCAGCCTATGGCGCGGTCAGGTCGAACCGCTGGAGGGTGA